Proteins co-encoded in one Streptomyces roseochromogenus subsp. oscitans DS 12.976 genomic window:
- the pstC gene encoding phosphate ABC transporter permease subunit PstC, with the protein MDISTKTTDASPPTPQPAAVGKHGAAHTKTRPGDRVFLGLSRGSGILLLVIMAAIAVFLTYRASLAISKDHGNFLTTFEWNTNLIPPTFGIAVLAFGTVVSSIIAMVLAVPVAVAIALFLTHYAPRRLSGPVAYVIDLLAAVPSIVYGLWGALVLVPHMNGLFGWLNDYLGWTGIFSWDGGAPRSMLTVGILLAIMILPIITNVSREVFRQVPQMHEEAALALGATRWEVIRMAVLPFGRSGVISASMLGLGRALGETMAVATVLSPDFDIHASLLNPGGGTFAQNIASKFGEATQDGRDALIASGLILFVITLLVNGAARAIIARRKEYSGANA; encoded by the coding sequence ATGGACATATCGACCAAAACAACTGACGCATCTCCCCCCACCCCCCAGCCCGCCGCCGTCGGGAAGCACGGTGCCGCGCACACCAAGACCCGCCCCGGCGACCGTGTCTTCCTGGGCCTTTCCCGAGGCTCGGGCATCTTGCTGTTGGTGATCATGGCCGCGATCGCGGTCTTCCTCACCTACCGTGCGTCCCTCGCGATCAGCAAGGACCACGGGAACTTCCTGACCACGTTCGAGTGGAACACCAACCTCATCCCGCCGACCTTCGGCATCGCCGTCCTGGCCTTCGGCACGGTGGTCTCCTCGATCATCGCCATGGTCCTGGCCGTGCCGGTCGCCGTCGCGATCGCGCTGTTCCTCACCCACTACGCCCCGCGCAGGCTGAGCGGTCCCGTCGCGTACGTGATCGACCTGCTCGCCGCAGTGCCGTCCATCGTCTACGGCCTGTGGGGCGCCCTGGTGCTCGTACCGCACATGAACGGCCTGTTCGGCTGGCTGAACGACTACCTCGGCTGGACCGGCATCTTCTCCTGGGACGGCGGCGCGCCCCGCTCGATGCTGACCGTCGGCATCCTGCTCGCGATCATGATCCTGCCGATCATCACCAACGTGAGCCGCGAGGTCTTCCGCCAGGTCCCGCAGATGCACGAGGAGGCCGCCCTCGCCCTCGGCGCCACGCGCTGGGAGGTGATCCGCATGGCCGTACTGCCCTTCGGCCGCTCCGGCGTGATCTCCGCCTCCATGCTCGGCCTCGGCCGCGCCCTCGGCGAGACGATGGCCGTCGCCACCGTGCTCTCCCCGGACTTCGACATCCACGCCAGCCTGCTCAACCCGGGCGGCGGCACCTTCGCCCAGAACATCGCCAGCAAGTTCGGTGAGGCGACGCAGGACGGCCGTGACGCGCTCATCGCCTCCGGCCTCATCCTGTTCGTGATCACCCTGCTGGTCAACGGCGCGGCCCGCGCGATCATCGCCCGCCGCAAGGAGTACTCGGGGGCCAACGCATGA
- the pstA gene encoding phosphate ABC transporter permease PstA, which produces MSTAAVTGKRPSTLRSASLPKWSPWAIAAGSLVVAVGIGMGAGLSSKIEWGLIAVLLFVFGTFAVAAKVEGKRQAKDRVVTALVWVAFLLALIPLVSLIWTTVKRGVKVLDPYFLTHSMGIVADSEPGGGIYHAIIGSLEQVGLATLIGAPIGVLTAIYLVEYGRGGLARAVTFFVDVMTGIPSIVAGLFILSLMLMSDMQPFGFAGSLALAILMMPVVVRSTEEMLKLVPNELREASLALGVPKWRTILKVVLPTSIGGITTGIMLAIARIAGETAPILLLVWGNSFINNNPFSGAQQALPLYIYQQYANSSGSTAAYDRAWAASLTLIAFVMILNLVARGIARWKAPKTGR; this is translated from the coding sequence ATGAGCACCGCAGCCGTCACCGGCAAGCGTCCCAGCACGCTGCGCAGCGCCAGCCTGCCGAAGTGGTCGCCCTGGGCGATCGCCGCCGGCTCCCTCGTGGTCGCCGTGGGCATCGGTATGGGCGCCGGCCTCAGCAGCAAGATCGAGTGGGGCCTGATCGCCGTGCTGCTCTTCGTCTTCGGAACCTTCGCCGTCGCGGCGAAGGTCGAGGGCAAGCGGCAGGCCAAGGACCGCGTCGTCACCGCCCTGGTCTGGGTGGCCTTCCTGCTCGCGCTGATCCCGCTGGTGTCGCTGATCTGGACCACCGTCAAGCGCGGTGTGAAGGTCCTCGACCCCTACTTCCTCACCCACTCGATGGGCATCGTCGCCGACTCCGAGCCGGGCGGCGGCATCTATCACGCGATCATCGGCAGCCTGGAGCAGGTCGGCCTCGCCACCCTGATCGGCGCCCCGATCGGCGTGCTCACCGCCATCTACCTGGTGGAGTACGGCCGTGGCGGCCTCGCCCGCGCGGTCACCTTCTTCGTCGACGTGATGACCGGTATCCCCTCCATCGTGGCGGGTCTGTTCATCCTCAGCCTCATGCTGATGTCCGACATGCAGCCCTTCGGCTTCGCCGGCTCGCTGGCCCTGGCCATCCTGATGATGCCGGTCGTCGTCCGCTCCACGGAGGAGATGCTCAAGCTCGTCCCGAACGAACTGCGTGAGGCGTCCCTGGCGCTCGGCGTGCCCAAGTGGCGCACCATCCTGAAGGTGGTCCTGCCGACCTCCATCGGCGGCATCACCACGGGCATCATGCTGGCGATCGCCCGTATCGCGGGCGAGACGGCTCCGATCCTGCTGCTGGTGTGGGGCAACAGCTTCATCAACAACAACCCGTTCTCGGGTGCCCAGCAGGCGCTGCCGCTGTACATCTACCAGCAGTACGCGAACAGCTCGGGCTCTACGGCGGCCTACGACCGTGCCTGGGCGGCGTCTCTCACGCTGATCGCCTTCGTGATGATCCTCAACCTGGTGGCTCGCGGCATCGCCCGCTGGAAGGCCCCGAAGACCGGTCGCTAA
- the pstB gene encoding phosphate ABC transporter ATP-binding protein PstB: MAKRIDVSGLTAYYGSHKAIEDISMTVEPRSVTAFIGPSGCGKSTFLRTLNRMHEVTSGGRVEGKVLLDDEDLYGPGVDPVSVRREVGMVFQRPNPFPTMSIFDNVAAGLRLNGDYKKSQLNEIVEKSLKGANLWNEVKDRLNKPGSGLSGGQQQRLCIARAIAVEPKVLLMDEPCSALDPISTLAIEDLIGELKERFTIVIVTHNMQQAARVSDRTAFFNLSAVGQPGRLIEIDDTERIFSNPSVQATEDYISGRFG, from the coding sequence ATGGCCAAGCGAATCGACGTAAGCGGACTGACCGCCTACTACGGCTCCCACAAGGCGATAGAAGACATCTCGATGACCGTCGAGCCGCGTTCGGTGACGGCGTTCATCGGCCCTTCCGGCTGCGGCAAGTCGACGTTCCTGCGCACGCTGAACCGGATGCACGAGGTCACCTCCGGTGGCCGCGTCGAGGGCAAGGTGCTGCTGGACGACGAGGACCTGTACGGCCCGGGCGTCGACCCGGTGTCCGTCCGCCGCGAGGTCGGCATGGTGTTCCAGCGCCCGAACCCCTTCCCCACGATGTCGATCTTCGACAACGTGGCGGCGGGTCTGCGCCTGAACGGCGACTACAAGAAGAGCCAGCTGAACGAGATCGTCGAGAAGTCGCTCAAGGGCGCGAACCTCTGGAACGAGGTCAAGGACCGCCTGAACAAGCCGGGCTCCGGCCTCTCGGGCGGCCAGCAGCAGCGCCTCTGCATCGCGCGGGCGATAGCGGTCGAGCCGAAGGTCCTCCTCATGGACGAGCCCTGCTCGGCCCTGGACCCGATCTCCACGCTCGCCATCGAGGACCTGATCGGCGAGCTGAAGGAGCGCTTCACGATCGTCATCGTGACGCACAACATGCAGCAGGCTGCGCGCGTCTCGGACCGTACGGCGTTCTTCAACCTGTCGGCGGTCGGCCAGCCGGGCCGCCTGATCGAGATCGACGACACCGAGCGCATCTTCTCCAACCCGTCGGTCCAGGCCACGGAGGACTACATCTCCGGCCGCTTCGGCTGA